One window of Catharus ustulatus isolate bCatUst1 chromosome 3, bCatUst1.pri.v2, whole genome shotgun sequence genomic DNA carries:
- the MPC1 gene encoding mitochondrial pyruvate carrier 1 — protein MAAALGRKAIDYVRSKEFRDYLMSTHFWGPVANWGLPVAAINDMKKSPEIISGRMTFALCCYSLTFMRFAYKVQPRNWLLFACHFTNEIAQLIQGGRLIKYRLEKKN, from the exons atggcggcggcgctggGCCGCAAGGCCATAGACTATGTGCGCAGCAAGGAGTTTAGAGACTATCTGATGAG TACG CACTTTTGGGGGCCAGTTGCCAACTGGGGTCTTCCTGTCGCTGCTATTAATGACATGAAGAAATCACCAGAAATTATTAGTGGCCGAATGACATTTG CACTGTGTTGTTACTCCTTGACTTTCATGAGATTTGCCTACAAAGTGCAGCCAAGAAACTGGCTTCTTTTTGCATGCCACTTCACAAATGAAATTGCACAACTTATTCAAGGAGGACGACTGATCAAATACAG gCTTGAGAAAAAGAACTAA